A genomic segment from Torulaspora globosa chromosome 3, complete sequence encodes:
- a CDS encoding zinc finger CCHC domain-containing protein (ancestral locus Anc_7.281) has product MSSLLSEVETMDTLPFVKSSTPSLEASLEPKLPAPSIEEVDTNPEGLRALRGQGRYFGIAGDEDGAREAEPKCNNCSQRGHFKRDCPHVICTYCGSMDDHYSQHCSKAIKCSNCNEGGHYRSQCPQKWKRVFCTLCNSKKHSRDRCPSIWRVYLLKDEANDKALPMHRLYCYNCGRKGHFGDDCMERRSSRVPNEDGSAFSGDNLSGDLKRQYFKNVAKQRREEYSATRYDDFDYDAYEFDDAFYDEPRSSQNSGSSKSKKRKQSNFHPPPYRKNEKVVQPVQRGSTLAPAADRTHPLDFPRGPRSNRNSARLTQNMINSRYGKPSSNRMMNQGDYNNYNSYKPFRSGTLRR; this is encoded by the coding sequence ATGTCGTCTTTGCTTTCGGAAGTAGAAACCATGGACACGTTGCCGTTTGTCAAAAGCTCTACGCCGTCGCTAGAAGCTTCGCTGGAACCGAAGCTACCGGCACCATctatcgaagaagtcgatACCAATCCAGAGGGCCTGAGAGCACTTCGAGGACAAGGCCGTTATTTTGGCATTGCTGGGGATGAAGACGGTGCCAGGGAGGCTGAACCGAAATGCAATAATTGTTCTCAGAGAGGGCATTTTAAGAGAGACTGCCCACATGTGATATGTACGTATTGTGGATCGATGGACGATCATTATTCGCAACACTGCTCCAAGGCGATCAAATGCTCGAACTGCAACGAGGGCGGTCATTATCGGTCTCAATGTCCGCAGAAATGGAAAAGAGTGTTCTGCACCCTATGCAATAGTAAGAAACACTCTCGCGACAGATGTCCAAGCATTTGGAGAGTCTACCTTCTCAAAGACGAGGCCAATGACAAGGCGCTGCCGATGCACAGACTCTACTGCTATAATTGTGGACGAAAGGGTCATTTTGGGGACGACTGTATGGAACGCAGGTCCTCAAGAGTGCCCAATGAAGACGGCAGCGCATTCTCTGGCGACAACCTTTCTGGAGACTTGAAAAGACAGTACTTTAAGAATGTGGCAAAGCAGAGGAGGGAAGAGTATTCTGCAACAAGGTATGACGACTTTGATTACGACGCGTACGAGTTCGATGACGCCTTCTACGACGAACCGCGTTCTTCGCAAAACAGTGGCAGCTCTAAGTCAAAGAAACGTAAGCAATCCAATTTCCATCCCCCGCCGTATAGGAAAAACGAGAAAGTTGTCCAGCCTGTTCAGCGAGGGAGCACGCTGGCTCCAGCAGCCGATAGAACGCATCCTCTGGATTTCCCACGCGGACCACGTTCAAACCGGAATTCTGCCCGCCTCACGCAGAATATGATTAACTCTAGATATGGCAAACCCTCGTCAAATCGGATGATGAACCAAGGAGATTACAATAACTACAATTCGTATAAACCGTTCAGAAGCGGTACTTTGAGGAGATAA
- the SNA4 gene encoding Sna4p (ancestral locus Anc_7.282), whose amino-acid sequence MCCCTVSDIILYVIAFFVPPIAVMLRAGLCSSDFLLNLLLTLLGFLPGMVHAFYYIAISSPLRRDMEYAYFYQQGWTDHERQIPRRNGPPQEPIANVNQTEQTPLLEGAPVAHVPYTGGKMEPSAPPPYAELP is encoded by the coding sequence ATGTGCTGCTGTACCGTATCGGATATCATTCTATATGTCATAGCATTCTTTGTGCCTCCAATAGCTGTGATGCTACGAGCAGGACTTTGTTCATCAGACTTCCTGTTGAATCTCCTGCTGACGCTATTGGGATTTCTACCAGGGATGGTTCATGCTTTCTACTATATTGCTATTTCAAGTCCATTAAGGAGAGATATGGAGTATGCCTATTTCTACCAACAAGGATGGACTGATCATGAGAGACAGATTCCCAGAAGAAACGGGCCTCCCCAAGAGCCTATTGCGAACGTAAACCAGACAGAGCAAACTCCTTTACTAGAAGGCGCGCCAGTCGCTCACGTTCCCTATACCGGAGGCAAGATGGAGCCCTCCGCTCCACCACCGTATGCTGAATTACCTTGA
- the GID12 gene encoding Gid12p (ancestral locus Anc_7.283): MAGTITFTVSTPCNAKGKPSGYRLVQYADGGLSVISHLKDHNMADIDINVQAFCYLKPRSRAVVPDCVNDGLVDSSDYMVLAKSSGFIEIIKDFQFKSQQGLPLNPSFVLRCSPEDNVDLRCDSMVAGLQYKEGLLYCCLCSGKIYVYVLNLPHDYIQAENSFVISQPAELFYSGSTCPDLSGGRDTRSLEEATFYVNMKYTGRSRLKHICYYLLPMEPNHLRVSPAIFLFGHCYKDVVIFKPSIFVELDQGVTTFRINPLDRFSFFTASPRSALMIRKIMLPMAYVDFFIAFTTKKKIVQEAIPEEIKSWNMIAQENGYNSLVNWILEEPIHDLSNLATIFWEDLARYDGISIQRTITVWIQKQAHVKDDIFKLFRHGSSPYDNDFSRRNSAETPVSNAPRRLTRHGFDRNVLRSHIDLPHVMDWELGSFVRDLGRNSFMADFQVIQSNTDSNGGEHDDREEEDGETRTSFLTDSYKDMDVVCIDRYSTLTVFRPRQLDLAVKRVDFLQYCMRYSGESSMRGEEALLQRVLSTFTCLKKLFMLTESLCMALDTNGVLLINRHQLSEANITEQVTGQAVKVAPFNIGLISDAVLIVNKLDKKGNGSFEIAYNLLVTCIPAQILALEGTFVPGSRVGEIILRDSLKLKRKDRFVDRICLVSYEPSRRDRKRSFDLSGPSITKRTKWE; encoded by the coding sequence ATGGCTGGAACGATCACCTTTACTGTCTCCACTCCCTGCAACGCAAAGGGTAAACCATCAGGCTACCGGCTGGTCCAGTATGCCGATGGTGGGCTCTCTGTGATTTCACATTTGAAGGACCATAATATGGCAGACATTGACATAAACGTGCAAGCATTCTGCTATTTGAAGCCCAGGAGTAGAGCCGTAGTACCAGATTGCGTTAATGATGGGTTGGTGGATTCGTCAGATTACATGGTTTTGGCCAAATCCAGTGGTTTCATCGAAATAATAAAGGACTTCCAGTTCAAGTCTCAACAAGGCCTCCCTTTGAACCCCTCTTTTGTCCTAAGATGTTCTCCAGAGGATAATGTGGACTTGAGATGCGATTCGATGGTAGCAGGACTTCAGTACAAAGAGGGCTTGCTTTACTGCTGCTTGTGTTCGGGGAAAATCTACGTATATGTGCTGAACCTGCCTCACGATTATATTCAAGCAGAAAACTCCTTCGTTATATCCCAGCCGGCTGAGTTATTTTACTCTGGCTCGACATGCCCTGATCTATCAGGCGGGAGGGATACACGGtctttggaagaagctACGTTTTATGTGAATATGAAGTACACTGGTAGATCACGATTGAAGCATATATGCTACTATCTGCTTCCCATGGAACCCAATCATTTGAGGGTTTCGCCTgccatcttcctctttggcCATTGTTACAAGGACGTTGTTATCTTCAAGCCTTCTATCTTCGTTGAGCTGGATCAAGGTGTAACAACATTTCGCATCAATCCCTTGGACCGCTTTAGCTTTTTTACGGCATCACCTCGCTCTGCGCTGATGATCAGAAAGATAATGCTTCCTATGGCTTACGTCGACTTCTTTATTGCATTCACtacaaagaagaaaatcgtCCAGGAGGCCATACCTGAGGAGATCAAATCATGGAATATGATTGCGCAGGAGAATGGGTACAACTCGCTGGTGAACTGGATTCTAGAGGAGCCTATTCATGATCTCAGCAATCTTGCAACTATTTTTTGGGAGGACCTTGCCAGATATGATGGCATATCGATTCAGCGGACTATAACAGTTTGGATACAAAAGCAAGCACATGTGAAAGATGATATATTTAAGCTTTTCCGTCATGGATCAAGTCCCTATGATAACGATTTTAGTCGTCGAAATAGTGCTGAAACACCAGTAAGCAATGCTCCTAGACGATTGACAAGACACGGTTTCGATAGAAATGTTTTGCGATCTCATATCGACTTACCGCATGTCATGGATTGGGAGCTGGGCTCGTTCGTACGTGATCTGGGAAGAAACTCATTTATGGCGGATTTTCAAGTGATACAATCGAACACCGATTCAAATGGTGGTGAACATGACGAcagggaagaagaagatggagaAACTAGAACGTCTTTTCTTACCGACAGTTACAAAGATATGGACGTAGTTTGCATTGACAGATATTCGACATTAACTGTATTTCGGCCTAGACAGCTAGATTTGGCGGTCAAAAGGGTAGATTTCCTTCAATACTGCATGAGATATAGCGGTGAGTCTTCTATGAGAGGTGAGGAGGCTCTTTTGCAGAGGGTGCTGAGTACTTTCACCTGTCTGAAGAAACTATTCATGCTTACGGAATCACTGTGCATGGCGCTGGACACAAATGGGGTGCTTTTAATAAACCGGCACCAATTATCGGAGGCCAACATTACTGAGCAAGTTACCGGTCAGGCCGTCAAAGTGGCACCTTTTAACATTGGCCTGATCAGTGACGCTGTGCTGATCGTCAACAAACTGGACAAGAAAGGCAATGGCTCGTTTGAGATAGCCTATAACTTATTAGTTACTTGCATCCCTGCACAAATCCTTGCCCTTGAGGGTACTTTTGTTCCAGGATCCAGAGTTGGTGAGATAATTCTTCGAGATTCACTCAAACTGAAGCGGAAGGATAGATTTGTAGATCGGATCTGTCTTGTGAGCTATGAGCCTTCGAGGCGAGATAGGAAACGCTCCTTTGATTTAAGTGGTCCAAGCATTACCAAGCGAACCAAATGGGAATAA
- a CDS encoding uncharacterized protein (ancestral locus Anc_7.284), translated as MRRYTSNWNYRVRRYSSLGMQLWNESEVLVDRKSKFQARSCAIKNQADIASLLQVLLQDKRIARASHPHMYAWRTGEVKSRPPKDIRGSKMGKKANTGRVELSNVQQGSSDGGESGAGQRLLTLLEQANVVNVLVVVTRWYGGTPLGSARFRHISSTAVESLKRGGFLP; from the coding sequence ATGAGGCGTTATACCTCGAACTGGAACTATAGAGTGAGGAGATATTCTAGTTTGGGAATGCAGCTGTGGAACGAATCTGAAGTGCTAGTGGACCGCAAATCCAAATTCCAGGCTAGAAGCTGTGCTATAAAAAATCAAGCTGATATTGCAAGCCTGCTCCAGGTCCTGTTGCAAGACAAGCGGATTGCAAGGGCCAGCCATCCGCACATGTACGCCTGGAGGACCGGCGAAGTGAAATCGCGGCCACCGAAAGACATCAGAGGTTCCAAGATGGGCAAGAAGGCCAACACTGGAAGAGTAGAACTATCTAACGTCCAACAGGGCTCATCGGATGGTGGTGAGTCTGGAGCTGGACAACGACTTCTTACGCTGCTAGAGCAAGCGAATGTCGTAAATGTGCTTGTTGTAGTTACCAGATGGTATGGCGGGACCCCGTTGGGATCAGCGAGATTCCGACATATATCGTCGACAGCAGTCGAGAGTCTAAAAAGAGGCGGATTTCTGCCCTGA
- the DLD2 gene encoding D-lactate dehydrogenase (ancestral locus Anc_7.286) produces MLGSRFARQLVRVAALRDSRCRSLVVRTALTGHIIPDGRFYSSKIQPRLTSEAYPYVKRDPSFKKLTNEDVSFFKSVLSESEVLEASEAEDLAFYNEDWMRKYKGQSRIVLKPKSVEKISKIVKYCNEHRLALVPQGGNTGLVGGSVPVFDEIILSVSNLNQIRSFDAVSGILKCDAGVILENADNFLAEHGYIFPLDLGAKGSCHVGGVVATNAGGLRLLRYGSLHGSVLGLEAVLPNGEILNSMDALRKDNTGYDLKQLFIGSEGTIGIITGVSIMTPTRPKAFNVSFLAVDSYESVQKVFVKAKKDLSEILSAFEFMDCHSQALTKKHLPDAPYPFEDDYPFYVLIETSGANKEHDDAKLESFLESAMEEELVVDGVVAQDETELKNLWQWREMIPESSQAEGGVYKYDVSLPLQDLYSLVEAANVKLEEAGLVGDAPKPVIKAVGYGHVGDGNLHLNVAVREYSKEVEKALEPFVYEFVSSKHGSISAEHGLGFQKKNYVGYSKNKEEIKLMKDLKQHYDPNGILNPYKYI; encoded by the coding sequence ATGCTTGGATCACGGTTTGCCAGACAATTGGTAAGGGTAGCAGCCTTGAGAGACTCCCGCTGTCGAAGCTTGGTCGTTAGAACGGCGTTGACTGGACATATTATCCCCGATGGACGTTTCTACTCTAGCAAAATTCAGCCAAGACTGACTAGTGAAGCTTATCCGTATGTTAAAAGAGATCcgagcttcaagaagcttaCAAATGAGGATGTATCTTTTTTCAAGTCTGTGCTCTCTGAGAGCGAGGTTCTAGAGGCCTCAGAGGCTGAAGATCTGGCCTTCTACAATGAGGACTGGATGAGAAAGTATAAGGGACAATCAAGAATTGTGCTGAAACCCAAGTCTGTCGAGAAAATCTCGAAGATTGTCAAATATTGTAACGAGCACAGACTTGCGCTGGTTCCACAAGGTGGTAACACTGGTCTTGTTGGTGGTTCCGTGCCGGTGTTTGATGAGATCATATTGTCTGTCTCTAACTTGAACCAAATCAGAAGCTTCGACGCGGTGAGCGGTATCTTGAAATGTGACGCTGGCGTAATCTTGGAGAACGCCGACAATTTCTTGGCCGAACACGGCTATATCTTCCCGCTTGATCTGGGAGCCAAAGGTTCCTGTCACGTTGGGGGTGTCGTGGCTACCAATGCTGGTGGATTGAGATTGCTGCGCTATGGATCTCTTCATGGTAGTGTTCTTGGACTCGAAGCAGTCTTGCCAAACGGTGAAATTCTAAATAGCATGGATGCGTTGAGAAAGGATAATACTGGTTATGACCTGAAGCAGCTGTTTATCGGATCTGAGGGTACAATTGGTATTATAACAGGTGTCTCTATCATGACCCCAACGAGACCCAAGGCTTTCAATGTCAGCTTTCTCGCTGTTGACAGCTACGAATCGGTCCAAAAAGTCTTTGtcaaggccaagaaagacTTATCTGAAATCTTATCGGCTTTCGAGTTCATGGACTGCCATTCCCAGGCGTTGACCAAAAAGCATTTGCCAGATGCTCCATACCCATTCGAAGACGACTATCCATTTTATGTTTTGATTGAGACCTCAGGTGCTAATAAAGAGCACGACGATGCTAAGCTCGAGTCCTTCTTGGAGAGCgcaatggaagaagagctaGTGGTCGACGGTGTTGTTGCGCAGGATGAAAcagaattgaagaacttgtgGCAATGGAGAGAAATGATCCCAGAGTCTTCTCAAGCAGAAGGCGGCGTTTACAAGTACGATGTTTCCTTACCTTTGCAAGATTTGTACTCTTTGGTGGAAGCGGCTAATGTGAAGTTGGAAGAGGCGGGACTCGTTGGCGACGCACCAAAGCCTGTCATCAAAGCGGTCGGTTACGGGCATGTTGGTGACGGTAATTTACATCTCAACGTTGCAGTACGCGAATATAGCAAGGAGGTGGAAAAAGCGCTAGAACCATTCGTTTACGAGTTTGTATCTTCGAAACATGGTTCGATCAGTGCAGAACACGGTCTTGGctttcagaagaagaactaCGTTGGTTACTCCAAGAacaaggaagaaatcaaattAATGAAGGATTTGAAGCAACATTATGATCCTAATGGAATTTTGAATCCTTACAAATATATATGA
- the HNT1 gene encoding adenosine 5'-monophosphoramidase (ancestral locus Anc_7.287) produces the protein MSAAAAHDAACIFCKIIKGEIPSFKLIETKHAYSFLDIQPIAEGHALIIPKYHGGKLHNVPDEFLADVLPIAKKLARALEVDKEGLENPIGYNLLQNNGKIAHQVVDHVHFHFIPKTDAKTGLIVGWPAQETDFEKLGQLHKKLVARLEQ, from the coding sequence ATGTCCGCTGCCGCTGCTCACGACGCTGCCTGTATCTTTTgcaagatcatcaagggAGAGATCccttctttcaaactcattGAGACTAAACATGCGTACTCTTTCCTCGACATCCAGCCCATCGCCGAAGGCCATGCGTTGATAATTCCCAAGTACCACGGTGGTAAGTTGCACAACGTCCCCGACGAGTTTCTAGCTGACGTGCTGCCcatcgccaagaagcttgcGCGCGCCTTGGAAGTCGATAAGGAGGGTCTAGAGAACCCAATCGGCTACAACCTGCTACAAAACAACGGCAAGATAGCCCACCAGGTGGTTGACCACGTTCACTTCCATTTCATCCCAAAGACGGACGCCAAGACCGGGTTGATCGTCGGATGGCCCGCTCAGGAGACGgatttcgagaaactgGGTCAATTGCACAAGAAGCTTGTCGCTAGGCTGGAGCAATAG
- the CDC48 gene encoding AAA family ATPase CDC48 (ancestral locus Anc_7.288) — translation MGEEHKPLLDASGAEPAKEDATATAILRRKKKDNMLLVDDAINDDNSVIAINSNTMDKLELFRGDTVMVKGKKRRDTVLIVLIDDELDDGACRVNRVVRNNLRIRLGDLVTIHPCPDIKYASRISVLPIADTIEGLTGNLFDVFLKPYFVEAYRPVRKGDHFVVRGGMRQVEFKVVDVEPDEFAVVAQDTIIHWEGEPINREDEENNMNDVGYDDIGGCRKQMAQIRELVELPLRHPQLFKAIGIKPPKGVLMYGPPGTGKTLMARAVANETGAFFFLINGPEVMSKMAGESESNLRKAFEEAEKNAPAIIFIDEIDSIAPKRDKTNGEVERRVVSQLLTLMDGMKARSNVVVIAATNRPNSIDPALRRFGRFDREVDIGIPDATGRLEVLRIHTKNMKLADDVDLEALASETHGYVGADIASLCSEAAMQQIREKMDLIDLEEEEIDAEVLDSLGVTMDNFRFALGNSNPSALRETVVESVNVTWDDIGGLDEIKEELKETVEYPVLHPDQYTKFGLAPSKGVLFYGPPGTGKTLLAKAVATEVSANFISVKGPELLSMWYGESESNIRDIFDKARAAAPTVVFLDELDSIAKARGGSVGDAGGASDRVVNQLLTEMDGMNAKKNVFVIGATNRPDQIDPAILRPGRLDQLIYVPLPDEAARLSILKAQLRKSPLEPGLDLNTIAKATQGFSGADLSYIAQRAAKFAIKDSIEAQKQLDSKKSVKTEEDVEMDGETKQEIKEEEQEDLVPYITKEHFAEAMKTAKRSVSDAELRRYEAYSQQMKASRGQFSNFSFNDAALGVNGAGNGSGAGNNVNPSGAGAAFGGDAQDDDDLYS, via the coding sequence atgggAGAGGAACATAAGCCGCTTTTGGATGCCTCTGGGGCAGAACCTGCTAAGGAGGATGCTACCGCTACAGCAATcttgagaaggaagaagaaggacaaTATGCTTCTGGTTGATGATGCTATCAACGATGATAACTCTGTGATTGCGATCAACTCAAACACGATGGACAAGCTAGAGTTGTTCCGCGGAGATACGGTGATGGTTAAGGGtaagaagagaagagacaCGGTACTAATTGTGTTGATCGACGATGAGTTGGATGACGGAGCTTGTAGAGTCAACCGTGTGGTTCGTAATAATTTGAGGATTAGATTGGGTGATTTGGTCACAATTCACCCTTGTCCGGACATCAAATACGCTTCGCGGATTTCAGTGTTGCCGATCGCAGATACGATCGAGGGTCTAACGGGTAATCTGTTTGATGTGTTCTTAAAGCCATACTTTGTGGAAGCGTACAGACCGGTGAGGAAAGGGGATCACTTTGTCGTGAGAGGTGGTATGAGACAGGTTGAGTTCAAAGTGGTCGATGTGGAGCCCGATGAGTTTGCCGTGGTGGCCCAGGACACGATCATCCACTGGGAAGGTGAGCCCATTAACAGGGAGGACGAGGAAAACAACATGAACGATGTTGGTTACGATGACATTGGTGGTTGCCGTAAGCAGATGGCGCAGATCAGGGAATTGGTTGAACTGCCTCTCAGACATCCAcagcttttcaaagctaTCGGTATCAAGCCTCCTAAAGGTGTGCTGATGTACGGTCCTCCTGGTACCGGTAAGACTCTTATGGCCAGAGCCGTCGCCAACGAAACCggtgctttcttcttcttgattaaTGGTCCGGAAGTCATGTCGAAGATGGCTGGTGAGTCTGAGTCgaatttgagaaaagcATTCGaggaagctgaaaagaaCGCCCCAGCaatcattttcatcgatgagatcGATTCGATTGCTCCAAAGAGAGATAAGACTAATGGTGAAGTCGAAAGAAGGGTTGTTTCTCAGTTGTTGACTTTGATGGACGGTATGAAAGCAAGGTCTAACGTCGTCGTGATTGCTGCCACCAACAGGCCAAATTCCATCGACCCcgctttgagaagattcGGTAGATTCGACCGTGAAGTCGACATCGGTATCCCCGATGCTACCGGTAGACTGGAGGTTTTACGTATCCACACCAAAAATATGAAATTGGCGGATGACGTCGATTTGGAGGCACTTGCATCAGAGACTCATGGTTATGTTGGTGCTGATATCGCCTCGCTCTGTTCAGAAGCTGCTATGCAACAAATTCGTGAAAAGATGGATCTCAtcgatttggaagaagaagaaatcgatgcgGAAGTTCTGGATTCCTTGGGTGTCACCATGGATAACTTCAGATTTGCTCTTGGTAACTCTAACCCATCAGCATTGCGTGAGACTGTCGTCGAGAGCGTCAACGTCACTTGGGATGACATTGGTGGTTTGGATGAAATCAAGgaagagttgaaggaaaCTGTTGAATATCCAGTTCTGCATCCAGATCAATATACCAAATTTGGCTTGGCCCCATCCAAGGGTGTTTTGTTCTACGGTCCACCAGGTACTGGTAAGACGTTGTTGGCCAAGGCTGTGGCCACGGAAGTCTCCGCTAACTTTATCTCTGTTAAAGGTCCCGAACTACTAAGCATGTGGTACGGTGAATCAGAATCTAACATTCGTGATATTTTCGACAAAGCTAGAGCTGCTGCACCAACAGTCGTTTTCTTGGATGAACTGGATTCTATTGCTAAAGCAAGAGGTGGGTCCGTTGGAGATGCCGGTGGTGCTTCCGACAGGGTAGTGAATCAATTATTGACCGAAATGGACGGTAtgaatgccaagaagaacgtCTTCGTCATTGGTGCCACAAACAGACCAGATCAAATCGACCCGGCAATCCTAAGACCAGGAAGATTAGACCAATTGATTTATGTTCCATTGCCCGACGAAGCGGCAAGATTGTCTATCTTAAAGGCTCAATTGAGAAAGTCTCCGCTAGAACCTGGCCTGGATCTAAACACCATTGCAAAGGCAACTCAAGGCTTCTCTGGTGCAGATTTATCTTACATTGCCCAAAGAGCCGCCAAATTCGCCATTAAGGACTCTATCGAAGCGCAAAAGCAATTGGACTCCAAGAAGTCCGTCaagactgaagaagatgtcgaGATGGATGGAGAAACCAagcaagagatcaaagaagaagaacaggaGGATCTCGTCCCATACATAACAAAAGAGCATTTTGCTGAGGCCATGAAGACAGCTAAGCGCTCGGTCTCCGACGCTGAGCTGCGTCGTTACGAAGCGTACTCTCAGCAGATGAAGGCCTCTAGGGGACAATTCTCCAACTTCAGCTTTAACGATGCAGCACTTGGCGTTAATGGCGCCGGTAATGGCTCTGGAGCAGGCAACAACGTTAATCCAAGTGGAGCAGGTGCAGCCTTTGGTGGTGATGCCcaggatgatgatgatttgTACAGTTAG
- the PCL2 gene encoding cyclin PCL2 (ancestral locus Anc_7.289): MSDYEALLHFNKRAVSAEMIQYLASSTASIIQIKKSNNMIDIALPAPPLTQFIQGLISHSNVQTPTLMATTVYLTKLRSIIPGNVYGIETTRHRIFLGCLILAAKTLNDSSPLNKHWASYTDGLLHIREVNTIERELLEYFDWNVTITTNELITCLTPFLQPIKEQFLRQKRQDYLLFNAPVQGQLREYINSTSKVGPESHSRSSSSLSLPSLASTATLSTVDSRRSRMAYNHIFSIDEMDESSPNKLKSTKYAPYKSPVSDKENFAVDFGRSVPPKYSVDVAKTRPIMLDRTTKRTPKKAVKSSNWHSIFS; encoded by the coding sequence ATGTCTGATTACGAAGCATTGTTGCATTTTAATAAGAGAGCTGTGTCAGCAGAAATGATTCAATACCTGGCGTCAAGTACAGCGTCGATTATACAGATTAAGAAGTCGAATAATATGATTGATATTGCTCTCCCGGCTCCTCCATTGACACAGTTTATTCAAGGTCTGATATCGCACTCTAACGTTCAGACTCCAACGCTGATGGCTACGACGGTCTATCTGACAAAACTAAGATCGATAATACCGGGAAACGTCTATGGTATCGAGACTACCAGGCATAGAATTTTCTTGGGCTGCCTGATACTTGCGGCAAAGACTCTGAATGACTCTTCACCGCTCAACAAGCATTGGGCTTCCTACACAGACGGGCTGCTGCACATAAGAGAGGTTAATACGATCGAGCGGGAACTGCTCGAATACTTCGATTGGAACGTCACAATCACTACCAATGAACTGATAACATGCCTGACACCGTTTCTGCAGCCAATCAAGGAACAATTCCTCAGACAGAAGCGACAGGACTATCTGTTATTCAATGCCCCGGTGCAGGGACAGCTGAGAGAATATATCAATTCTACGTCGAAGGTGGGTCCCGAGTCGCACTCGCGTTCGTCCTCCAGCTTATCACTCCCATCGCTGGCGTCAACAGCTACTCTATCCACGGTggattcaagaagatcgcgCATGGCTTACAACCATATCTTTTCGATAGATGAGATGGACGAAAGCAGTCCAAATAAACTGAAGAGTACGAAATACGCTCCTTACAAATCTCCAGTAAGTGATAAGGAGAACTTCGCTGTGGATTTCGGTCGCTCTGTACCGCCTAAGTACTCAGTTGATGTCGCCAAGACACGACCAATAATGCTGGACAGGACAACGAAAAGGACACCGAAGAAAGCAGTCAAGAGTTCTAACTGGCACTCGATCTTTAGCTGA